The Anopheles coluzzii chromosome 2, AcolN3, whole genome shotgun sequence genome window below encodes:
- the LOC125906840 gene encoding uncharacterized protein LOC125906840: MDDMLTGVNSVEEGQKLSDQLLNLLQSAGLCLRKWTSNCSELLEKIPVDLRDDRTVYDLDSPTSCIKTLGLKWQPTTDNFLFETPEYSNHDNPVTKRIAVSDSAKLFDPLGLVGPVIVAAKMYLQELWRNETSWDEPLNPPLQKQWRDFRKNLAELNNISIQRWVLSHTPVKQIQLHGFCDASEKAYGACIYIRSVSSDDTVTVNLLTAKSKVAPLATSRKQKRVCLPRLELSAALLLAHLYEKVSGALKIEIKPYFWSDSSIVLHWLAANPSRWKTFVANRVSEIQHLTANGKWNHVPGIENPADIISRGMDPAQLQHATLWWNGPNWLNEEPLIFPTKVASKVELPKEDLEERVTLAAHSIEPSFIFKLRSSFGDLKRLVAWILRFAHNAKLKNRDQRRYTHLTTEELNDSIKCLVRLAQHESR; encoded by the coding sequence ATGGACGACATGCTAACAGGAGTCAATAGTGTAGAGGAAGGGCAGAAACTCAGTGACCAATTATTGAATTTACTTCAATCTGCTGGTCTTTGTCTTCGTAAATGGACATCTAACTGCTCCGAACTACTAGAAAAAATTCCCGTTGATCTTCGGGATGATCGAACTGTTTATGATCTTGATTCGCCAACATCATGCATCAAAACATTGGGTCTGAAATGGCAACCAACAACCGACAATTTTCTCTTCGAAACACCTGAGTACAGCAATCATGACAATCCAGTTACGAAACGCATTGCTGTATCAGACTCGGCAAAACTTTTCGATCCTTTAGGATTGGTCGGTCCTGTGATAGTGGCAGCTAAAATGTATCTTCAAGAGCTTTGGCGCAATGAAACGTCTTGGGATGAACCTCTCAACCCACCACTACAGAAACAGTGGAGAGATTTTCGTAAAAATCTTGCAGAACTTAATAACATAAGTATCCAACGTTGGGTTCTTTCTCACACGCCTGTAAAACAAATACAGCTACACGGATTTTGCGATGCGTCTGAAAAGGCGTACGGCGCTTGTATTTACATCAGATCTGTATCCAGCGATGATACAGTTACAGTGAATTTACTAACGGCTAAATCTAAAGTAGCTCCTCTGGCAACTTCGCGTAAACAAAAACGAGTTTGTTTACCTCGTTTAGAGCTATCAGCCGCATTACTCTTGGCACATCTGTATGAAAAGGTTTCCGGtgccttgaaaattgaaataaaaccaTATTTTTGGTCAGATTCAAGTATTGTCCTACACTGGTTGGCAGCAAACCCATCGCGCTGGAAAACTTTCGTTGCGAATCGTGTATCGGAAATACAACATCTCActgcaaatggaaaatggaatcACGTACCCGGTATAGAAAATCCAGCAGATATAATTTCTCGCGGAATGGATCCAGCACAGCTACAGCATGCCACATTATGGTGGAACGGCCCGAATTGGCTAAATGAAGAACCTCTGATTTTCCCTACAAAGGTTGCAAGTAAGGTTGAACTACCTAAGGAAGATCTCGAAGAAAGAGTTACGTTGGCAGCTCATTCTATTGAACCgagtttcatttttaaactgcGTTCGTCATTCGGCGATTTGAAAAGACTTGTAGCATGGATACTCAGATTTGCTCACAACGCAAAACTCAAAAATCGTGATCAACGACGATATACGCATCTGACCACTGAAGAACTAAACGATTCAATCAAGTGTCTCGTCCGTCTTGCACAACATGAAAGTCGTTAA